TCGTTACCATGTAGGTCGCCGTGATCATCTTTCCAGCAAACCACCTACCATGAAGTGCGTTTTGGGCAGCCATGGCCGCTTGAGCATTTTCAAACCGCAGGTACACAAACCCAGCTGAATTCCTGATTTGAAAGAAACATGCATACGAATATTGACATGCCAGAACCAAGAACTCTAAACAGTAATAAGTAATTCATACAAAAGGATAAATCTGCTAAGAAAGAGAACACTTGATTTCGAGACCCAGCTAGTACAAGCAAAAGTTCATTTCCAATGATAGAAagtccatttttctttttgatttttttattggtaaAAGGTTGATAAGAAAAACATACTATTATGGTTCAGTAACGACAAATAAACCTAAAAAGGTTGGTGGTTAGTGGGACATATATACCACATATTAGCCAAACAGACAAAGAAAAGGATAATTGCTTGTTATATATGAATGAGAACTAAATGAGTTTGATAGGGCTACAGACCAGCGAAAAGGTTTCACAAATGAGGATAGTTGCAAAGAGTCAATAGCCattcaaataaattcacaaaacCAAACCAATTGCAAAGAGcaccatttttttaatccatTTTACTTAAGGAAACAGttttaattacaatttcttaagAAAAATTGGGAGGTACTATGATGGGCCACTTACTTTTCAATGTAGATGTGCTTTAATCTGCCAAATTTTGAACATTCCTCCTGAACATCTTCCTTTATATCTAGATCAAAATCTGGCTCGGTCTGCAGTAAAATAAGTTTTGAATATTATCCAGAACcgttaaaaatataaataactccAAAAAAGCAGGAAGCTGCAAATATCATTCGTCCCACTTCATACCTCTGAATTAGGATCAAACATGTTCTTCAGCAATAAACATTCACTGGGAGTACCAATTGTATCTACAGGTGGAACCGTAAGAGCAGGCATAGAAAAAGGTGTTAGACCAGGAAGCATCTGACCAGAGGCCTGTCCAAAAGCTGATGCTACTGATGAACCAGTGATACTGCAGTACATGAAAATTGTGTATAAGAGGACGTATTAACATAAATCCTAGACAACAGTATAAAACCAAAAGATATTAACCTTGAAGCAGTTCCAGTTCGGTCCAATTTCTGCATAAGAAGCGCACGAGACTGTGCATTCAAGGACTGCATATCAGGTGAGACCAAAGATCAGCATTTTGTGTGCAATACTAAACCACAAACTAGATGCTTAGAGAATTAGAGTCAACTAAAAACTAGGAAAAAACATAGCATGATTTAAAAGGATGAGAGAAATGTGTAGCATGACTAACCAAACCATTGCCCTCATCATCATCCAGATCAGCAAGATTTACTCCAGCCTCTTGCATTCCGGCTTGATCAGTAATAGCAGAAACCTACAGAGTGAGAAAATTAACAAAGAAAACTACAAGAGCTATACCAAGGAGTTGTCATCAAGAAAATTCCTAGAGGTGTGACAATCTGCTCCATAGCAAAACATAAACTATTAACACACCTTTATGCATCTTCCTCTacagtgaaaaaaaataattggtaCTAAAATTGATGAGGAAGGGGAAATAAAGGAAGACTCAATACCTTGATTAATCGACCTGCAATCTCCAGTTGTCCATTCAGATTTTGAGCAGCCTTTGCATCTTCTAAGCGCGCAAACTGCCAGGAACAATGTCAGGCATACAATTAAGACCAAAGAGCCATAAAAGTACCCTTAACACAAGGGTGGATAATGCCATGAGTATTCTCTACTTTCATCTGAAAGTCATACCATAGCAAACATAAACTCACCTGTATAAAAGCATAGCCTTTGCAATTCCCAGTCCCTGGATCACTGGGCATCTGTACAAGCTCCACAGCACCAAAAGGCTCAAATACCTAAGCAAGATCCCAAATCAGAATCTATTTTGACTAACACACAACATGCCTACCATCTAACAAGGATGATACGATCTAATTACAAATATTGGGATCTCCCACCTGGCGAAGCTGTTCTTCTTTGATAGTAAGAGGTAGATTGCCAACATATAGCCTTCTAGCACCCCCTGAATATGGGCCAAGAAGTCCTCCGCTGGCAGCGGTAGTAGACTGCACAAGATTCTTCTCAGCTTCAGATGGTTTAACCATGACTGGCTGACCAAGAAGTGGCTGACCCGATAGAGCTATTGCCATAGGAACAGACATTGAATCATAAAACTCAATGTATCTGCCAACACAGAAGAAGTTGATCATCAGCAATCATGGAGGATAGCAATAacatactagtataatatCAGTGAAAATCCTGCAAACAACGAGCACATATTTCTGCTGATGGagattatataattcaaatttcaaagttACAATGACGGGTTACTGCATCAACAAAATTCTCTCAACTCAAAGAAACTTTCTCCTGGATCTTAGTAGTGTAGCTCACATGAACTGGAAATCATTAACAGGATACAGTTATTACCAGGTTTTGCAAAGGCGCAAAGTTCACATTACATCATAAACCAGGAAGTATCATTTGTAGCAAAATTCGGAAACAACAAATCTAGAAGATAAGTCAGCCAgcaaatgattttatatttctaataaaaccattttcttttctatatacCATGAAAACAGCAAGTATTATTTggtcaaacaaaaattactgCATAAATAACTTCATGTCATTGTTGACTTGTTGTTATAGGTTTCTAGTTTTGGACCCCATCCCCAAACCAAATAAAACGCGCACAAAAACtgaaagaaagtaaagtaatcTTTCACTATGACCAAATATATGCTAGCTTTTTAAGCAAATAACCAAgggaaaaaatgaatttatatccaatatgcataattaattaccCGACTCCTTTGGAGCGTCTGGTGTTGCGATCCATTATAAGCCGCACATCTCTGACCTAAAAGTGACAAACAATAGAAACTTTTACCAACCAAAAACCATAATCCTTCAGGTggttaaaaaatgcaatcatAATAGAACACAAGCTCATATTATGATctgtgtttaatttttatattccaaaaGGAAGGTTGTATGACACACTATATGTTTAGCAGAAGCAAGAAACCTACAGAAATAGAAcataataactaaaaaatgaGTAAGACAACAATAAGAATGTGAGGTCAACCTTGCCAGCTCTAGAGAAGAACTCATATATATCTCGCTCACCAGCCTTTAAGGTGATCTACAGAAATGGTAACAAAATGTGTCAGGGGCCTCAGATGCAATGAAAGAACTAGAAAAAACAATATCGGCCGATCAAACACCTGATAAGCAAAAACTGTCCTCTGGTCTCGCTCGGGGTCAACTTCTGGCTCCACTTTCTCTTCCCTTTTGTCTTTGTATCTTCTGCAAAACAATAGAACATGTGAAAGCTATAATATTAGTGTGCCGCAATAACAATCAGGCAATGGTCTAGTTAACTAAGACATAAGCAGCAGTCTTGACCATCTGCATAGTAAAGTCCGAGAAAAACTCTTTGcttcttgaaaataaatagatgcGTGCGAAGTTTTCATATTCAAAAAAGAGATAGTTCCAACAAAGAAGCAAAAATATCTCCAGTATGCTTAAAGGAGCCAAACCCAAGATCACAACCCTGCAGGCAACTCCATAGGGTCAATATGTTGTCTAACTAGGTCAAAACAAGTAACATCTTGATATTGAAGTAATGAGACCAACCTGGGGGACAAAGTGGCAATTAAGAGAAATGTGAACACTGAAAAACTTCAGGATTGACTAACAACGCGGGCCCCTATATGGCAAACCTAATTACATGTTGAACCAACATATTAAAGAATAATTCTACTATCATGAAATGGCAAATTATACAGCGACACCAAAGAAGCCAGCTAAGCTAACAGAACCACCATATCCAGGAGTTTAGACCTCAAATTTTGAGCAGATGGGCAAGTAAATCACATGGTAGACACATGATGATGCATGGACATCATCATTTATCAAAATACAGAAACTTTTACCGGACATTATGCAAAATTATGCAAGGCAATCACTCAATAACCATAAAGGATCTTAACTATTAGAGACAAGGGCATGCAAGTCtagtagaaaatgaatttcGCAGTGACATGCCATGCacatcaaatttgaatttctgtGGTGTCTTACTTTGTATAGTCAAGCCAGCCATGCAAGTCTTAGGTTCAAAGAGCACCTTATTACTGGATAATATGGCCACTGTGAGATAGGTACATGATTGAGATTCTACTAACACAAACCTCATCCATATGACCACGGAAAGTGTGACGAATA
The nucleotide sequence above comes from Salvia hispanica cultivar TCC Black 2014 chromosome 5, UniMelb_Shisp_WGS_1.0, whole genome shotgun sequence. Encoded proteins:
- the LOC125186674 gene encoding RNA-binding protein 39-like, translated to MDFDEYEYLENTVENPEAKKLEGKANGGGKGDYEEKDRSRSSKLRSVEEDGDDLDHPSKPSRSRNESYDYEKDRGTRYGSSSRDRERGERGERGERGERDRREHRTRDKEERNRDREKDSDKKRNGNRERRERDNDRDRIKDEEHERSKRSRNHSERHHEERTREKSKEVENAESEFKPRERVFRNQDRDNRRYKDKREEKVEPEVDPERDQRTVFAYQITLKAGERDIYEFFSRAGKVRDVRLIMDRNTRRSKGVGYIEFYDSMSVPMAIALSGQPLLGQPVMVKPSEAEKNLVQSTTAASGGLLGPYSGGARRLYVGNLPLTIKEEQLRQVFEPFGAVELVQMPSDPGTGNCKGYAFIQFARLEDAKAAQNLNGQLEIAGRLIKVSAITDQAGMQEAGVNLADLDDDEGNGLSLNAQSRALLMQKLDRTGTASSITGSSVASAFGQASGQMLPGLTPFSMPALTVPPVDTIGTPSECLLLKNMFDPNSETEPDFDLDIKEDVQEECSKFGRLKHIYIEKNSAGFVYLRFENAQAAMAAQNALHGRWFAGKMITATYMVHSDYESKFPDSSSS